The Zygotorulaspora mrakii chromosome 4, complete sequence nucleotide sequence TGCCAAATATATGCACTAGTCAAAAGGCAACTTAGTAAGATCCAAGTGTGTAAATGGTAATCACCTTTTGGTGATAAGGAGCTTAAAAGTAGTAATTCTAATGTGATAATGATCAGAGACATGGAAAACATTCGTAGGATAGCGGCTAGTGTCGAATATTTGACAATCCAGCGTACCATAAGGGAATCCAATATGGAATACGTTAGGTATAATGACACGATGCACCACAGCGAACACAACATGTATTCTGATGCCCTCGCTGTAGTTAACGTGTTCAATAGCAAGTTGCTACTCTCCAAATTGGACCCAGCTTGTAAATTGTTACTTACAGTGGCATTATGCTTTGCGTAGTTCtgtaaaagaaaagacattgcatctttcaaagactGCGGTTCGTGTAACAACTTGACATTATTTTGGAACAGTATGCGCCACGCCTTTCGCAATGAGGAGAAGGTATAGGTGATAGGTGGTAAAAGAGAGACGTCCCTGCATAAAGCCATTAAGAGATGCTGCTTGGCCGTCAAATGACTTAGAGAAAGGGTCTTGATAGATGCGTATGCCTGGACCAACGGTGCCGTTTTCAGCTTTCTCATCTGATTCTGGCTATCACAAGAGTCTGAGCTGCTTGGATTTCCGGCATCCACAGTTGACGCTCTGGAGTAAACACCATTTCCTATACTGAACCGACTTCCACCGGTTATCTGCCTTCGCTGAATATTTGGCTCTGCCGGATCATACACATGATAGTggtggtgatgatgatggtgatgCTCCACAGCGGTGCTGCCTCCATTGCCATTGCCATTGAGATTGGCGTACTCTGCCGCAGGGGTTTCCATTATCCCCTGGAAACGGATTTGAACTATGCTGTTATTCCCGTGCTAACAGAAGCGAAAAGATCGAGACTGTCAAAGACTTCGACCAAATGCAACAAACTGTTGGACTAAAATAACCAGAGATTCACTGGAACTGGTGTTTTTATCGTTCATTTTGCCATGCTTTTCATGttaatcattttttttcccttCGATGAGCAAAAACGAAAAATCGGAAGATATGGCAGAAGACAATAAAGTGAACTGACAATTTGAGGCAACATAAGGCAACACACGctcaaaatttgatgcaACAGTAGACAAAAGATTTTCCACAAAACCTTGCCGTGTTCAGCACGAGGCGACGGGAATGTCTATGCATCAACTGCGACCTGTTCCAACTCTGGTTTTCTAAATGATTAAGAGGTATATAAGCTTTATGGATGGTATAATTTATAGATGATTCTAGTGATTATTAACCTcgtaaaaaaaaaatttagcagtgaaaaaagaataaactTGCGCAGACCACGAGACTGGAAATACTGGTAGCTGAGCAACTGCAACAGTTGAGCCATAATTGTTGCGACATTGACACCTTGACCGTAGCTATGCAATCCTTTCGGTGGTAATTTATCCTTCACGGTTATAAATTTTCCAAGGAGGCAGCGATCTCGTCCAACTCCTTCTTGGCCTCGTCGTACTTGGATGTCAGCTCCTCGTGTTTCCTCTCCCACTCgtctctttcttcttccaaagcGGCCACCTTTCTCTCCAACTGCTCTGCTTTCAAGTCGGTCTCTCTCAGCTTCTCCGTCGTCTCCTTCAGCTTGGCGTCGCTCTCCTCCAACTCGTCCTCCAACTGCTGGTTCTTCTTCGTGTAGTTCTCGTTGTTGGATCTCAGGTTGTGCGACTCGCCCGCCATCTCTTTGGCCTCACCCAGGTCCGTCTCCATCTTCTCCACCTCTTCTTCCAGGTGCTGGTTCTTGGTCGTCAACGACTTGATCTGGTTCTCCTTCTCCACATTGTCCTGCTCCAACGTCTTGAACTGCTCCTTCAATTCCTCGTACTTTTCCTGCCACGATTCGGCCTCCAActtcaaattgttcaacTTCTCTCTGATCTTTTCCATCTTTCTGGCTAATTACACACTTGCAAGCTTTCTAAACAACACTGATAACTTGTTGCTGACCTCTGAAAGAAACCTCAATTTATAAACTGCTCCCAGACAATCAAAATCTTACATCTACGTGTCTGTTTGATGTATTTTGATCTGTTTTATCCCGAAACGCCCAACGTTAGCCAATACGCATCCTGCTCTGCATGAGAAACGAACTGGAAACGACAACAAACCGACACGGGCAGAAAAAAACCCTAAGTTAGGAAAACGATATTCGGTACTAAAAataaaggaagaaaaacCACAAAAAGGGCGAAAAGGTACCGTGACGGGACCCTAAGTCGGGAGCCCTAAAACAGCGAGCCCTCACGAGGGGGCCCTAATCTGCGCTGTGCCCTAGAAGACCTAGATCAGGGCACACCAGGGCACACCAGGGCACACCAGGGCAGGGCTCGCGTGTTAGGGcacatctggaaaataaaatgaCTGGTCTTCCGTCCCTATTAGGCAAAACGTGGAATTATCTGAAATATTCCGAATGATCTGAGATGGTGCGCAAGTGCTGGGATATACAGATGGCTGGTCTATCTGGAGGTAAGCTAGGGACCCGCCACCAGGCCTCGGAGGTCTCGCATTCTGGCGCTCTGGATCTGGAGAAGCGTTTAGCGTCCTCAAGACGGTATCGGGTCCTGAAACCGTTTCATTTTAGAATGTGAGCCACTCGGTGCCTACATTGAGTAGTAAAAATTGCAATTAGAGTGGTTCTCGCACTTGAACCTCACGAACGATTGCCTGCGAGGTGGCCAGCTAAGGTCTCACACATCAGGATGGAGGTGGTGTATCCCGAAAGGGTTTTTGATTTGAGCTCGGGCAGATCGCATCGCCGTTTGATGAGCAGTATAAATCATTCGCCGTCGGCGACAGATTCTACTGCGACTTCCGAAGACAAGTCTAGAATAGCTAATGGCGGAAGCATATCGGTGAGCTTCAACAGCGCTGCTTATAGGTTGCCAGACACGCTCGACCAGCTGCAGACACCGGTGATCAACCGAGTAACCAGCGAAGACTCTTGGCCCGTGTTCAAGCCGTTTGAGAGCCCCAGACCTTTGCCGTTGCCGGGATCAATGGCTGCAGTGACCACTCAAGCCAATATAGAGCTACTCCCGACGCAGCTTCGCCGTAGGAAATCTGCGCGGGCTATCAATGACAGTTCGTCCGACGAGGTCATCAGCCAGTTCTCACAATGGGACAATTATAGAAACACATCGCAACAGTCGCGAAGAAACGAGCAAATAGCATCCAAACCGCCCATAAGAAGGGCAAGTGTGCGAAGAAACGATTTTACCAGTAAAAAGGAAGTGCAACAGTCAAAAGAGAGTAAAAAGTTTCTGTTTCATAAGGggttcttcaaaaaaaccaaGTCACAGCCAGTAACTAGGAGATTCCTCAGAAATAGAGCAGGCTTGAATGCTGTTCTCAATTTTATTGACTTGCAATCGATGAGTCCGAGCGACGTTGTGTCTTCTGACGTGGCGACAACTTATGCACCACGGAAATTGCTTCGCCGTTGTCCAGCGATAATAGAATCATACAAGGCGCCCTTACGCGAGTACGTTGCTGCGATATCCAGGCAAGGCTCAGTACAAAGATCCTCCAAGTCCCCATTGCTTGCTGAAAGACCGAAAACTACAAAAAAACGGACTGCTTTGAGCAGATCCCATTCCACTCCATCAGCAATACGACACATAAGATCAAGTTCGTATTCACCTCAATCACGAATAGTGCACGAGCTCTGGAAAGAGTATCTCAGATTGGTaattttccaaagaattCAATTGAGGCTGTCATTAACTAATATTGATGATTCTGCAAGCGTATCATCAAAAGCGTCACCAGAATTGTCTCCTATTGCATTTAGCAGTTATTCTCCAGATAAGCAAAACAGAAAGCATAAATTCTATCGCGTATCAAGTCAAGAAAGTTATTACTCTTCCACCCCACCAATTACACCATCTTCCAATGCAGTTTGCGCTATGAGAAAAGCATATTAAAGTATATACAGtttttaaaaatattattttgatataGTTTCCTCAATTAAAGACATCATATTTCATCGTTTTCTCCAGTAACTGCTTGTCTTCACTGTGAGTTGACTTTACAATTTCCCAGTAATCTTTGGCACTCaaaatatccaaaaaagaatccTGAGTTATCTCCAAAAACTCGTCcacaatttcttcatcagcagcgaacattttgaagacatgaaatgcaattgatgaaagtgaCGTCCTTTTATTATCACTTGACGCATCTTTTCTCACACAACTACGGACCCAAACATCAAAATGGGTTCTGAACCATTCCCATACGATTTCCCGTATTTGACAATCACTCTGATCACCTTTAGGTTTTTGATATGCATTATAAGTAAGGCCTAACAGCGCCGAATCGATGCCACTGATTTCTAAGTTAGCTGCAATAAACTccaatgttttttttataatcccaaaatttttcgagAAACACATGTAATTAATGGCGTAAAATTGTAATGCATCAGAGTGCACCGGTGTATTAAtatttaaaaatgaaacattCTCTTTGATGCCTTCACAGGAATTGGCTAGCTCAAACAGTCTTTTCCATTGTTTAGTGTTTTTGGCACTTTGCGATATAACTGCAAAAACACTCTCAACAATTTCGATTGGAACGCTTGATGGAGGTCCCTGCAAGATATGATTGAAATAATTATGACACAGCTCACAAATATTTGGTAGTTCTCTACCCATGAAGAGGAGCTTAGACATACAATCGAGTTGATAAGAAGAATAAGTCCCCTCCTCAAATTTTCCTACCGGCCAATTAATTTTCTTAATCAAGGGAGTGACAACGGAATAAATGTAGTCATGTGCGAAATTCCCATTTGCTGCCGATAATTGTTCAACTTTCCCCAATGCTATCAGACCGCTTCTCATGGCAAGCCAATATTTGGCATGTCGTTTGAGGTCAACTTCATCTGATGATAAATGCTGTAGTAAATTTTGCAATCCGGACAAGTGAATGGGCTTTTGATATGCTGAATCACCAATGTAGTATTGTAAATcggtgaaaattttaacCAAGTCAATTTCCGATAAATCGCCGTTTGTTAAATGTTGATTTATTTGTTTGTAAAATTCATCTGATTCGTAAGATACATGATAGTAGCCCTGCGATTCGTGATTACAAAGTAGTATCGGATAATCGATCTTCAGAGTTCGGTCTGTCATTAGGATATGTTTCGTATCCAATTCGGTATTTGGCAGCTGAATAAATAGAGGAATAGAATATGGCACATCCTCATAGTCAGTATCTCCACTAGTTATATACCTGTGTTGGACAAGTTtggtttttgttttgttaCTTTCTTCAATCAGCTCTACTGATACGATAGGTAATCCAGCTGTTCGACACCATGAACTGAAGTGATTAGATATATTTTGAGATTTAAGAGTGTTAGCCATATGATATATGATATTAATTGGCTTGATACTATTCTTATGGAGGGactcatctttgaaaactttttgcaaagcttttttaaaaaactCCTCGCCAGTAGAGAGCGACATACCCCTCAAAATAGCGATGCCTTTAGCATATGAGTGCGCGTCAAAAAGATCTTTGGTCTGTGATGGTGAGTTCATTGTTGCTTTCAGAGAAGCTGCTGCTATACTTAGCGTATGCGAATCAGAGTCTGACGACATGGCAGTACCTGTCTGATCAACCAAATATGCTTTGCTTGTCCAATAGTTCGGTAAATCGccacttttttcaagaacttCACAGGCACACCAAGTGGCGAATGATTCGTTGAACCATAGATATTCAAACGACTGGAAAGAGAGATAGTTACCCATCCATTGATGAACCAACTCATGCACGATTAGTTGTTGCACTTGTTGTCTAACATCATTATTTGCTAGTACAGTTGGCGTCAACAGTAAATGATTCATTTGAACAGTAATAAGaccaaaattttccattgccatatctttcaaaaagggTAACAAAACGAAATCCAATTTATCAAGAGgacattttttatcaaagaacTCTTCTAAGATGGGTATATATTTCTGGACTGTGTCAAGCGCAAAGgctgcattttcaatattcGATGGCGAGTAAATTGATAATGGCATCTTGTTTGGTGAATAATTGGAATGCACTTCTGTTCTAGACATTTCTAGATCACCAACGACAAACCCAAAAATTGATGTTACCATCAATGGAGTAATACCAAATACAGTCAACTTTTGGTCACTATTTCCGACTTTTGATGACGAGACCTTGCTTGTGTTTGAAATCACTTTGAAGCGAGAGAGAGTCTTGATGGTCAATTGAAATGTGGTTTTTAAAGAAGGTTCATCAACGCACGGAAATATGCTTCTAGCAAAGTAGGGTTGACAATGGGTTGCAATCACCATATTATTCGATTTGCCCGTTTTGGGATCCATGaaatttgttttgaaaaccCCTGCTGTTTCGTCCTGATACGTTTTGATTGCATTGATTCTTCCAACGTAATCCAGATGCAGAAAAAGTTTCCTATCAGGCGAGAAAAGTATCTGTTCCTGACAATTGAATATAACTACTTCCTCGGACTTGTCATATGTTACATCGAGGGGGTGCTCAACCTTGCTTTCACAAAGGGATGCCGACAAAATGACCAGATTCTTAGAATGTAGTTTCAAGTCTTGTATTGAACAAGCTGCTAAATTAGTTGGTTTCAATGAAATTCTTGCTGATCCTCTGAAATTGGTCTTCAATGGATTGATGTCGAGGTGTAATTCATAATGTGAAGGCACTACGGCATTCGTGATCGCCAAGAGCTCACTCATTCTTACAGCACCACTAAAATTCAATTGTCAATACTGTTAGGATCTTGCCAACTTTGACAGATTAATTTTGACTCAGCTGGGCATACCGTCAATAAGATGTGCAGGCATTCGAGAAGAAAttctattttttgaaattcaccCAACCGCACAATGGTCACGTGTGCGGAACCATCTCGCCCAGGATATATAGCACCAGTCAGAGTTCTAACGGTGTCCGTGAACGACCCTGGAGAGGGACCGATACAAAGTCCCAATGAAGCGGCCTTTGGCTTCAAAGCTAAGCTCTCTGGGAGAGCGTGGCGCTAGAGTCTCAGCTCGTTCCATAACATATACTTGAGTATCAGTTTTCCTCACCTAAAACGATGCTGCTGAAACCTCCTTCAACTGCGACACTTGCTATGTTTCGGGATGCATGGACATTGCTTATTTCCCCAAAAGCAGGAATATAAAACTCTATGTTGACGAAGAAACCTTCAGCAGTACCCCTAAGTTACAGCCACCACCACGCGCATAGACAGTGGTTTCGTTGTGTGGGCTGGATGGACAGAATATTTCTTGACTGATTACGACGAGCTTGCTGCTAAAGTAACATACTGTAAATCGGTCAAATAGCCGCCGTGATCATCCTCTGTTGTACTAAAAGCGCTTTCTCCTCTATACAGGAAGGAGGACCTCTGCACATAGCACAAATGTTGCCTTGATATCATTTGTAACGTTATTTTTACGAGGCGCCCATCATACGTCATCGCAAATACTGCTATTCTTGGCAAAAATTAAGTCCCTAGCAACACAAGTGATTATGAAACAGCTCGTTGTGAATAAAATAAACCAAGCCATTTCACTTTTCGTACCTTGCTCTCGATCTAAGTCATAGCCGAATCAGGTAAAGAGGCTGCACCAAATATAAACATCAAGTGGGCAAAGAGGTTTCTTCAATCATATATAAATTGAGTGAAACCTATGTCTGAACGCTGTGAGTAATTTGTTGTGTTAAACTGTAACCCCTCTAGATAGATCAGAAAACCTCAATTAATTACAGTACCTAGAATAAAAGAATGTCCAGCAGCGCTCACACAACAAACAGCAATTTGGTCTCTAATGGTGCCGTTGCCGCTTCGTCGGTCAGTGCCTCTTCGGTATCATCAGCTTTGTCCTCGGTCAGTTCATTCGCTTCGTCGATAACTTCTGCAGCTTCCAGCTCTGCATCGAGCTCCGCTTCCTCTGCATCTTCGAGGACTTCCAGTAACGCTGCTTCCCCAAATATGGTTGCTCATCCGATCTCCTGGAAATACGGTATCGCGTTGGGAGCCGTGGTTGCGGGGTCTTTCGTTTTCGGCGCAGGTATCTAGATCCCGAGCGTGTTGTAACTGTATTTTATAAGAACGCATGTGGATGTGCTTTCTACGTTCAAGTAGGCACGTTCAAGTATATAGCTAATGATTTTAAGAACATGCCCACACGACTGGGCCTTTTTAATTGCTTCATTTAGTCGGACTTAACGAAAAGCACCTGCCCTTTAACTTCAAATAGAATAGTAATACAAGAGTAGTACGCGCGATCGGTCGTTGATTCGCAACATTGATAAACGCTGACGAGATAGATACATCAACAAATGGCACAGATACTTTAcaaattgttttcttcaacttttaCCCTGTCAGATGCAGGGCGATGACAGACTCCTGATAGATGCAGGGCGATGACAGACTCCTGATAGATGCAAAGAGATGTACGTGTCATGCTTTATGAAGTAATAGTTCCGCAACGGGCGAAGGTTCAGTTCAAGCTTACCTAGTGGGATACAACTAGCAgtattattgaaattccGCGATCAAGAGGTTATCTTTTACGATCGTGCTCCCTCGAGACTTCAGTCCACTATAGTAGGCGTTCATCCCGTATGGTGCTCGTCAGCATCTGCGAAACACCAGACATAACAGACACGTTATGGGCCATGGCCTACGACCGCCCCATCGTTCTTTAG carries:
- the EOS1 gene encoding Eos1p (similar to Saccharomyces cerevisiae EOS1 (YNL080C); ancestral locus Anc_2.214); translation: METPAAEYANLNGNGNGGSTAVEHHHHHHHHYHVYDPAEPNIQRRQITGGSRFSIGNGVYSRASTVDAGNPSSSDSCDSQNQMRKLKTAPLVQAYASIKTLSLSHLTAKQHLLMALCRDVSLLPPITYTFSSLRKAWRILFQNNVKLLHEPQSLKDAMSFLLQNYAKHNATVSNNLQAGSNLESSNLLLNTLTTARASEYMLCSLWCIVSLYLTYSILDSLMVRWIVKYSTLAAILRMFSMSLIIITLELLLLSSLSPKGDYHLHTWILLSCLLTSAYIWQNYLTSNLNYVSPNDYEEDCIDCDDDDFNNRHKSSDSITSISLTGSHSLGSPPGSSCTTGARARKSRRRIRKSFQFTKKRTIDFYNITVFCVVPVGFASFITMIGLLRNLVIQRLDVEQLARMIQTTNYFQE
- a CDS encoding tropomyosin (similar to Saccharomyces cerevisiae TPM2 (YIL138C) and TPM1 (YNL079C); ancestral locus Anc_2.215); this encodes MEKIREKLNNLKLEAESWQEKYEELKEQFKTLEQDNVEKENQIKSLTTKNQHLEEEVEKMETDLGEAKEMAGESHNLRSNNENYTKKNQQLEDELEESDAKLKETTEKLRETDLKAEQLERKVAALEEERDEWERKHEELTSKYDEAKKELDEIAASLENL
- the NIS1 gene encoding Nis1p (similar to Saccharomyces cerevisiae NIS1 (YNL078W); ancestral locus Anc_2.216) translates to MEVVYPERVFDLSSGRSHRRLMSSINHSPSATDSTATSEDKSRIANGGSISVSFNSAAYRLPDTLDQLQTPVINRVTSEDSWPVFKPFESPRPLPLPGSMAAVTTQANIELLPTQLRRRKSARAINDSSSDEVISQFSQWDNYRNTSQQSRRNEQIASKPPIRRASVRRNDFTSKKEVQQSKESKKFLFHKGFFKKTKSQPVTRRFLRNRAGLNAVLNFIDLQSMSPSDVVSSDVATTYAPRKLLRRCPAIIESYKAPLREYVAAISRQGSVQRSSKSPLLAERPKTTKKRTALSRSHSTPSAIRHIRSSSYSPQSRIVHELWKEYLRLVIFQRIQLRLSLTNIDDSASVSSKASPELSPIAFSSYSPDKQNRKHKFYRVSSQESYYSSTPPITPSSNAVCAMRKAY
- the TMA108 gene encoding Tma108p (similar to Saccharomyces cerevisiae TMA108 (YIL137C); ancestral locus Anc_2.217), with amino-acid sequence MSELLAITNAVVPSHYELHLDINPLKTNFRGSARISLKPTNLAACSIQDLKLHSKNLVILSASLCESKVEHPLDVTYDKSEEVVIFNCQEQILFSPDRKLFLHLDYVGRINAIKTYQDETAGVFKTNFMDPKTGKSNNMVIATHCQPYFARSIFPCVDEPSLKTTFQLTIKTLSRFKVISNTSKVSSSKVGNSDQKLTVFGITPLMVTSIFGFVVGDLEMSRTEVHSNYSPNKMPLSIYSPSNIENAAFALDTVQKYIPILEEFFDKKCPLDKLDFVLLPFLKDMAMENFGLITVQMNHLLLTPTVLANNDVRQQVQQLIVHELVHQWMGNYLSFQSFEYLWFNESFATWCACEVLEKSGDLPNYWTSKAYLVDQTGTAMSSDSDSHTLSIAAASLKATMNSPSQTKDLFDAHSYAKGIAILRGMSLSTGEEFFKKALQKVFKDESLHKNSIKPINIIYHMANTLKSQNISNHFSSWCRTAGLPIVSVELIEESNKTKTKLVQHRYITSGDTDYEDVPYSIPLFIQLPNTELDTKHILMTDRTLKIDYPILLCNHESQGYYHVSYESDEFYKQINQHLTNGDLSEIDLVKIFTDLQYYIGDSAYQKPIHLSGLQNLLQHLSSDEVDLKRHAKYWLAMRSGLIALGKVEQLSAANGNFAHDYIYSVVTPLIKKINWPVGKFEEGTYSSYQLDCMSKLLFMGRELPNICELCHNYFNHILQGPPSSVPIEIVESVFAVISQSAKNTKQWKRLFELANSCEGIKENVSFLNINTPVHSDALQFYAINYMCFSKNFGIIKKTLEFIAANLEISGIDSALLGLTYNAYQKPKGDQSDCQIREIVWEWFRTHFDVWVRSCVRKDASSDNKRTSLSSIAFHVFKMFAADEEIVDEFLEITQDSFLDILSAKDYWEIVKSTHSEDKQLLEKTMKYDVFN